The genome window TCCATTGAGATGTACCAGCAAAAGGCCATTCGTTATGCCAGAAAGGGCTATGACCTAACTAACCTGGCGAATGGCCTCGTGATGTACGGCAGCACCCTGGCAGAATATGGAAAGCTAAAACCCGCTAAAATTGCGCTTAACGAAGCGATAGAGGTGAGAAAAAAAATAGGTGATATCCATTCTATAATAGGCGACATGACCTTGCTTTCTACACTATATGAAAAGAGCAATAATAATGCGAAAGCAATAGCCATCAACCAACAGGCGCTTCTTCTTGCCAACCAGAATGGCGGGGACATCTTATCTAAAGCGGCTGTTTACGATGTCATGGCCGAAATCTATTCATCTGCGGGTAATTACAAAAAACTCGGCGAGGTACAGCTTGAGCAATTAAAGTTGCGGGATTCCATTTATAAAGAAAACACTGCCGAAGCTATTGCTGAAATGCAAACCAAATATGAAACTCAAAAAAAAGAAAACACCATCATTAAACAAAAATATGATCTCGACAGGAAACAATATTTTATTTATGGAATAACGGGTTTGCTGCTGTTATTATCCGTTTTAGGCTTAATGATACTTAAATACAGGAAACAGAAGCAAAAACAAAAAATTAGTGAAATTTTGACAGAGAACGAGAGAAAAATGCAAAAAGCAATAGCCGATGCAAAGGATGATGAACGCAAACGTATTATTGCCGACTTGCATGACGATGTTGGCGGTGGGCTAAGTACGATAAGAATGGTAAGCGACCTGATAGCTGAGCAGAAAGAACAAACAGAACAATTGAACCAATATGCCCTTAAAATATCGGGCATCACTAAAGAAGTAACCCAACGGATGAACACCATTGTTTGGGCCTTAAATGCGGAAAATGATACTCTTCAAAGCCTTAGTGAGTATATCAGGCTATATGGGTTTGCTTTTTTTGAAGACAGTCTTATTGAATTTAAATGCAATTTACCGGATGTCGCTGCTAACATACAGTTAAGCGGACTACAGCGCAAAAACATTTTTT of Mucilaginibacter xinganensis contains these proteins:
- a CDS encoding tetratricopeptide repeat-containing sensor histidine kinase, whose translation is MRKAIVLFLFVTAVMQVTCFGQITRLDSLKHNINKAAAPQLKLQALLTFCDEWESMTPDTLHKYTQMAHKVAVGVQNKDALLQCDYYLAAYLFQNNKLDTALNTINDVIKQISKTTPYANRYSIYYGLRANILMRGLHFGEVLKQNFKLLPLAEKHNDTVSLIRFSTGIGNVYLRLKKLADALQWHYRALSLMRTDELKSKCSFVYINIAIVYYHIATLNDTRANEDSIEMYQQKAIRYARKGYDLTNLANGLVMYGSTLAEYGKLKPAKIALNEAIEVRKKIGDIHSIIGDMTLLSTLYEKSNNNAKAIAINQQALLLANQNGGDILSKAAVYDVMAEIYSSAGNYKKLGEVQLEQLKLRDSIYKENTAEAIAEMQTKYETQKKENTIIKQKYDLDRKQYFIYGITGLLLLLSVLGLMILKYRKQKQKQKISEILTENERKMQKAIADAKDDERKRIIADLHDDVGGGLSTIRMVSDLIAEQKEQTEQLNQYALKISGITKEVTQRMNTIVWALNAENDTLQSLSEYIRLYGFAFFEDSLIEFKCNLPDVAANIQLSGLQRKNIFLCVKEALNNVFKHSGARNAWIDIGMSNNFLTLIVHDDGGGLSNENLFGNGLKNIKKRMKEINGDASFETSNGVHIHLQIQLASLH